The DNA region GCGCAAGGTCATCATCCCCCAGGCGATGCCCTCGATCATCCCCGCGACCGGAAACCAGGTCATCGGCATGTTCAAGGAAACCTCCCTCGTCAGCGTGCTGGGCGTCGCCGAACTGCTCCAAAGCGCCCAGCTGATCTACGCCCGCACGTACGAGACCATCCCGCTGCTCATCGTTGCCAGCCTCTGGTACCTCGTGATGACCCTGTTGCTGAGCTACCCGCAGTCCAAGCTCGAGCAGAAATACTCCCGTTCAACTTCCCGGCTTCCCCGGAAGGCGAAACCCGTCGTGCTGACTGACCCGGAAGGTATCGCGCGATGAGTACTGACGGCACCATTCTTGCCCAGAAAATCCGCAAGTCCTTCGGACCCAAAACAGTCCTCAAAGACATCAACCTGGAGATCGCCAGCGGAGAGATCTGCTGCATCATCGGCCCCAGCGGCTCCGGAAAGTCCACTGTCCTGCGCTGCATCAACGGCCTGGAGACCGTCGATTCGGGGGTCCTGAAAGTCAACGGCGAGGACTTCGGCTACTACGAAACAGAGCACGCCTATCACGCGGTGAGCCCGAAGAGGCTTGCCGCGCAGCGCACCAGGGTTGGCATGGTGTTCCAGCAGTTCAACCTCTTTCCCAACATGACGGCACACGAGAACATCATGTCCGGCCCCGTATTGGTGAAACATGCTGACAAGCAAGTAGCCGGTAAGGAGGCCCACCAACTGCTGACCAGCGTGGGCTTGAGCGGGTTCGGGGACTACTACCCCGCCCAATTGTCGGGCGGGCAGCAACAACGAGTGGCCATCGCCCGGTCCCTGGCGATGGATCCCCTGATCATGCTCTTCGATGAACCGACCTCAGCACTGGACCCCGAAAAAGTCGGCGAAGTGCTGGCCGTCATGCGGGACCTCGCGAAGAAGGGCATGACCATGGTGGTGGTCACGCACGAAATGGGCTTCGCCCGCGAAGTGGCCGACTCCCTGATCTTTATGGACGACGGCTACATCGTCGAACGCGGCGACGCCCGGGAAGTCCTGTCCAACCCCAAGGAACCCCGCACACAGTCATTCCTGGAGAAGGTGCTCTAACCGTGGATGGAAAGCTCGCCGTCATCGGCCTCGGCAGCATCGGAAGCATGGCCTTGTGGCAGGCTTCCCGCCTGTCCGATTCGGTGGTCGGGTTCGAAGCAGCTTCTCCTGGCCATGCCCGCAGTGCCGTGGGCGGTGACACCCGGCTGTTCAGGATGCTCTACCGGGGAACACAAAGCTACTACCCCATCCTTCAACGATCCCGCAGCCTCTGGGCCGAGCTCGAAGCCGAAACGGGGCAGAACATCTTCATCCGCTGCGGCGGACTGTCTATCGGAACCACCGGTGGGCCCTACATTCCCAAGCTCCTGGAAACCACCAGGATCAACGGCGCGGATCACGAAATCCTCAGCCGCGAAGAGATGGCCGAACGCTACCCGCAGCACAACCTCCGCCCGGACGACGTCGCCGTCTACGACCCGCACGCCGGCGCCCTGCGCACCGACCGTGCGGTCACGGCGGCAGTTGCGGCAGCCCAGGCCAACGGCGCAACATTCCACACCAACACCCCGACTGATGGAATCCAGGAAACGGACGACGGCGTCACCGTCACCTCCGGCGACAAGTCCTGGACGTTCGAGAACGTCATCGTCTCCTCGGGCGGCTGGTCCCAACGGCTGATGCCGGACTTCCTGCAGAAGTCCACGGAGCCGTACCGGATCTATCTCACCTGGTTCGTGGCCCGGGATCCAGCAGAGTTTTCGCCGGAACGGTTCCCCATCTTCATCAGGATTTCCGGAGAACGCTCCATGTACGGAGCGCCGAGCGTGGATGGTGTGACGGTCAAGGCAACCCTTGATGGCCGCGGAGCACCAACACCGCAGGCGGATCCAGTCCCGCGGGACCTGACATCCGCGGAAATCTCGGAAACCATGGAGACAGTCACCGAGTTCTTCCCAGGCCTCTTCCCCAATATCGTCCGCTCGGACGCCTTCCCGGACCTCTACACGAAGGACGGGCATGCATTACTCGGCCCGCTGAACGACCAGAGCAGAATCTACTGCGCCACCGGGTTCTCCGGCGGAGGCTTCAAAATGGCACCAGGCTACGGCGAAATCGCCGCAAGCGAAGCCTTAGGCAAGCGGTCCTTCGACGGCCTCGATTTCGTGCGGCCCCAACGCTACAAGAGCATTTAATGCGACCATCCCAGGAAAGGCGACTTCGACAAAGCCTCGTGACCGATATGGTCTCCAAGGGTTCACGAGTCCAATAGTGTCTATGAAATGCAGTAGGCCCAAGAGTGAAGTGAGGGAATAGCAATGGCGGCAACCAAAGGACTATTTACACTGGAGGGAAGACCCACGGCGCAGCTGATCGCCGATCAGCTGCGGGAACAAATCGTCCAGGGGATCTTCCGTCCGGGAGAGCAGATCAATGAGTCTGTCCTGGCAAGCCAGCTAAGCACATCCAGGGGCCCGGTCCGTGAGGCGTTGCAGCGGCTGTCCCAGGAGGGAATCCTGGTCAGCCATCGCAACCGCGGAGTATTCGTCCTGGAGCTTTCAGACGACGACGTCAGGGAGATATATGCGGTCCGCCTGGCTGTGGAATCAACCGCAGCAGACGCGCTGCTGGATGCTGGCCAGGAGCAGGTCAAGGACACCTGCCAGGCCTTGAAGGCCATCATCAGTGACATGGCGAAGCAGGTTGCCGTGTCGGACTGGCAGGCGATTGCGCGGCTCGATATGCAATTCCACACCTCCTTCGTGGCCGGGGCGGGCAACACACGCCTGATCCGGATCTACGAGACCCTCGCCTCTGAATCGAGGATGTGCATTCTCAACCTGGCCGTCGCCTACCCCCGCGTCGACGTCTTGGTGCAGGAACATCAGAACCTCCTCGATCTGCTCGAGGCAGGCAACAGAAAAGAACTCCACAAAGCCATCAAACAGCACATGCACAAGGCCGTTGAGGATCTCACCGCGCCGCCCACGGAAGAGAACGAAAGCACCGCCTAGTATTCTCCAGCAGCCGACCCGGGGTGTCTTGAGGCCTTCCCGTGCCCAAAGTCGCAGGGGACACCTCGGTCTGCCCGGCCGTAACCGAGGTCTCGAGCTGCACCTTGTACGTTTCTGCCTTCATTGGACGGACACAATTTCGTCCTAGCAATTGTCAACAATCGACGATAGACTTTGAAGTGTGAATTTTGCCTTGACGTACGGGCCGAAGACGTCCCGAATGCGGACCAGAAGAACAGGAGCAAAGAGAATGCTGCAAAGAAATCGGGTATCCATGTGGGCGTCCCTTCAGCGGGGTGACGCCGTCACTCTTAGCCAGCGAGGCGTGGAGTGCCACAAGGGTTTTGTTGATGAGCGGACTGAAGATGGACAAACGATTTGGGTGATAGACAAAATCGGTGATCGTCGTCTTTTTCATATCGAGGACGACTGCGACTTGCAGGTTTCTGAAAATGTCCATGCGAGCTAAAAGGTCTCATGGAGTGGCTGGCTTGAGGCGCATCGTCGGACCCTTCACCCTGGGAGCGTCATGGTCAGCCTGATCGTGCTCATCGCCGCGGCGCTGCTGACCAGCGCTAGCGCAGCCGCGTACGTTCCACAGTCCGCTGCAGACGCAGGTGCACGTGCAGGTGCAGGTGCAAAGCTCCGGAGGAGATTCAAAAATCAGGGCCTCGTTCAGCTCAGTGCCGGAATCCTTGCCCTGGGTTCCATCCTCGTTGCCGTTCATGTCCAACTGGGCTCGTTCCGGTGATCGGGGCAGCACGCAGTATCTCCATGGATCCCCTCCGGAACAGCCCCAAACAGGCGCCTGCCGGAGTTCCCCGGCCCCAAGGAGCGGAATTGATTTTCCATGACCCCCTCCATACTCCAGAGCCTGAGCAGGAGCCAGTCCGCTCCGGCGTCCCGATGACGCCCCTGCATGGTTCTCCCAAACCGAAACGCCTGAAGAAGAAAGGGCCGGCTACGCGGGCCGACCGGCTGGAAGCAGTTTCGAGGGAACTCAAACTCCTTGCTCGAGGCTGAGGCCCTTCGGCTGGCTAGCGTACAGCCCGCCGAGGAGCCTCCAAGCGCCGAGGCGAAAAGAACAGCGATTGCATTGACAGAGCATGCCTCCTTCAACCGTTACGCACTCGGTTGAGGAGGCGGCCTGACGTCCGCCTCCCCGCGGCACGAGACCCCGTACGGAACCGCTTCCATCTCCTGGCGCAGCACCGGAACCGGATACTCCCAGAACATCAAGGTGCCCGAGGCCACTGCTACCCGTTCAGGAAGGTCCTGATGGCCTCAGCCACGCCGGCCGGATCCGTGACGTGGGCAAAGTGGTTCTGCCCGGGAAAAACCAGTTATCGACGGCTACGCGGACGTTGGGGAACTGCTGGCCAATCCGGACTGGAAAACCATCGCCGCGTCCGCGAGCGGCGGCCCACCCTTCGACGGCGCCAGCCTCGGCTCCGTGATCACAAAGCCGGGCAAGATCATCTGCGTTGGCCTGAACTACCGCAAACACATCCAGGAAATGGGCCGTGAACTGCCCGAGTACCCCACGCTGTTTTCAAAATACGCCGAGACGCTGATCGGCCCCACCGACGACATCGAGCTTCCGGAGCAGGATAACGCGATCGACTGGGAAGCCGAACTCGCCGTCATCATCGGCAAGAGCGGCCGCCACATCACGGAACGGGATGCGGCGGACCACATTGCCGGATACTCCGTCTGCAACGACGTCTCCATGCGCACCTGGCAGTTCAGGACCAAGGAGTGGCTGCAAGGCAAGAACTGGGAAAACAGCACGCCCCTGGGCCCCGTACTGGTCACCACGGACGAATGGACGCCCGGGAGCACCATCACCACCCGCGTGGACGGCGAACTCATGCAGGAAGCCTCCACGGGTGACCTTGTCCACGGACCGGAATTCCTGGTCTCCTACATCTCCACCATGATCACGCTCCACCCCGGAGACGTCATCATCACGGGCACTCCCGGCGGAGTGGGCCACGCACGGCAGCCCCAGCGTTACCTCGGTGATGGCCAGGTCCTGGAGACCAGCATCGAAGGGATCGGAACGCTGCGCAACAGGGCCGTGGCAGCCGGCAGGACACTGGCGGAGTAGGGGAATACCGTGGCGGCACGCCAGGACCTGCCCCTCGACCCCGCCCTCCAGGCGCAGTAACGCGTTGTCGATGGAGCCAGCCGGCTAGGCCCCGGTAAGCACCAGCGCAGCGCTGTGCCCGCCGAAGCCGAACGCGTTGACTATGCCCGCCTGAACGTTGCTGTCCGGAACCCCGCGGCGCACAGTCCCGGTAATGATGTTAAGCTCCACGTCCGGGTCCAGGCTGCCCAGGTTGTAAGTGCCCGGCAGGTCCCCGGTCCGGAGCGCCTCCAGCACAACAATGGCACCCAGCGCGCCGGCGCCGCCGAGGAGGTGACCGGTGAGCGACTTCGTGGAGGTCACCGGAACGGCGGAGCCCAGAACAGCCTTGACGGCCTGGGCCTCCAGCCGGTCACCCACCGGGGTGGACGTGGCGTGCGCATGCACAAACCCGATATCCGCGCCGCTGAGGCCAGCCGAGGCCAGCGCCTTTTCCATCACCCGCCGCTGCATGGCCGGGTCCGCCGCCACAATGTCACTCGCATCGGACGTCACGGCCGCGCCGGCCACCGCCCCCAGGATGGTGGCGCCGCGGGCACGGGCGTGGTCCTCGCTCTCCAAAACCAGGATCCCGGCACCCTCCGCCAGGACAAACCCGTCCCGGTCGCGGTCGAAAGGACGCGAGGAACCCTCCGGATCACCGTTACGCGTGGACAAAGCGCGGATCTGCGAAAACCCGCTGATGATGAGGTCATTGATGCACGAATCAACCCCGCCGGCAATGACGACGTCGGCCGCTCCGGACCTGATCATCTCGGCACCTTGGGCAATCGCTTCGGCACCGGACGCGCAGGCACTGACCGGGGTGCGCGCCCCGCCGCGGGCGCCGAGATCTATGGACACCCAAGCCGACGGGCCGTTGACCATGATCCGGGTCAGGGTGTGCGGCGAGACGCGGCGCGGCCCGCCGTTGTCCAGCTCCCGGGTCTGGGCCAGCGTCGTATCCAGCCCGCCGTAGCCGGAGCCGATCACCACGGCGAACCGGTCAGGATCGACGTCGGGGGTTCCTGCCTGGACCCAGGCCTCCCTGGCGGCCGCGAGCGCAAGCTGCCCGCAGCGGTCCATGCGCTTCACCTCGCGGGTGCTAAGGAGTGCCGGGAGGTCGGCAGTCACCCGGCCGGCGATGCGCACAGGCAGCGGCGCGGCCCAGTCGTCTTCAATCGCGGTGATGCCGGAGCGTCCGGCCAGCAGCGCGGACCAGGTCTCGGCGACCGTGGACCCGAGGGGGTTGAGTGTCCCCGTTCCGGTCACCACGGCGCGTGGTTGAATTGCAGACATTGCAATACCTGGCTTTCTGGCAGCCGTATGGCTACTTTGCGGGGTTGTGTGTCCCGATGGGCACCAAGGTCAGGCCAGGGTGGTTCTTCTCAATGCGGCGCAGTGCCCAGACGTCGTTGAACAAGGCGAGGTATTCGCCGTCGGACCGCAGCAGCACCTCGGCGCCGGGTACGTTGGCCAGCGCGGGCATGGCGTCCGCCGTCGAAATCCTGGCAATGGAATAGGGAAGGCGTTCCAGCCGCATGGGGGCGCTGAAGTCGTGCGCCATCCGGTCCTCCACCACTTCGAACTGCATGGGGCCGACGGCGGCCAGCACGGGCGCCTGGTCCCCGCGGACGTCGGAGCGGAGCACCTGGATCACGCCCTCGTGCTCGAGCTGCTCGATGCCGCGGCGGAACTGTTTGAAGCGGCTGGGGTCCTTGGACCTGGCCACCTGGAAGTGCTCGGGTGCGAACAGCGGGATGGCCGGGAACTCCACCGGATCCTCCAGGAAGAGGCTGTCACCCACGCGCAGGGAGGAAGCGTTGACCAGGCCCACCACGTCGCCAGGGTAGGCCTCGTCAATGACCTCGCGTTCACGGCCGAACACCTGCTGCGCGTACTTCGTGGCGAAGGACTTGCCGGTGCGGGTCTGGGTAACCACCATGCCGCGCTCAAAGACCCCGGAGCAGACGCGGATGAAGGCGACATGGTCCCGGTGGGCCTTGTTCATGCCTGCCTGGACCTTGAAAACAAAGCCGGAGAACGGCGACTCAACTGCACGCGGGCTGCCATCAACGTCCGGCCGCGGTGCCGCAGGCGGCGCGAAGTCCACCAGGGCGTCGAGGAGTTCCTTGACGCCGAAATTCAGGGCCGCGGAGCTGAAGAGGATAGGGGTGGCCTTGCCCGCGTGGAAGCTCTCGACGTCGAACTCCAGGTTGGACTCGATAACCAGCCCGGCTTCGTCCACGGCGTCGGACCAGTTGCTGCCCTGGCTCTCCGCGGCCTCTTCCGGCGTAAAGTATTCGGTCAGCGCAATGCTGGCCCCCGAGTTGTTGCGTTTGAACTGGGCGAAGCGGTCGTTGCGCAGGTCCCAGACACCGCGGAAATCGCCCGAGATGCCTACGGCCCAGGTCAGCGGCATGGGCTGGAGGCCGGTCCGCTCAGTGAGCTCGTCCATAAGTGCCAATGCGTCCAGGCCGGGGCGGTCCCATTTGTTGATCACGGTGATGATGGGCAGGTTGCGCTGCTTGCAGACTTCAAACAGCTTCATGGTCTGCGTTTCCAGGCCCTTGGCGGCGTCCACCAGCATCACTGCACAGTCCACCGCGGCCAGGACGCGGTAGGTGTCCTCGGAGAAGTCGGCGTGGCCCGGGGTGTCCAGCAGGTTGATCACAGTGTCGCGGTAGGAGAACTGGAGCGCGGCGGAGCTGATGGAGATGCCGCGGTCCTTTTCCATCTGCATCCAGTCCGAGACTGTTTCCTTGCGGTTGGCCTTGCCGCTGGAAGCACCTGCGGTGCCGATCACCTTGGCATGCAGGGCCAGC from Arthrobacter pascens includes:
- a CDS encoding amino acid ABC transporter ATP-binding protein, producing the protein MSTDGTILAQKIRKSFGPKTVLKDINLEIASGEICCIIGPSGSGKSTVLRCINGLETVDSGVLKVNGEDFGYYETEHAYHAVSPKRLAAQRTRVGMVFQQFNLFPNMTAHENIMSGPVLVKHADKQVAGKEAHQLLTSVGLSGFGDYYPAQLSGGQQQRVAIARSLAMDPLIMLFDEPTSALDPEKVGEVLAVMRDLAKKGMTMVVVTHEMGFAREVADSLIFMDDGYIVERGDAREVLSNPKEPRTQSFLEKVL
- the solA gene encoding N-methyl-L-tryptophan oxidase, which gives rise to MDGKLAVIGLGSIGSMALWQASRLSDSVVGFEAASPGHARSAVGGDTRLFRMLYRGTQSYYPILQRSRSLWAELEAETGQNIFIRCGGLSIGTTGGPYIPKLLETTRINGADHEILSREEMAERYPQHNLRPDDVAVYDPHAGALRTDRAVTAAVAAAQANGATFHTNTPTDGIQETDDGVTVTSGDKSWTFENVIVSSGGWSQRLMPDFLQKSTEPYRIYLTWFVARDPAEFSPERFPIFIRISGERSMYGAPSVDGVTVKATLDGRGAPTPQADPVPRDLTSAEISETMETVTEFFPGLFPNIVRSDAFPDLYTKDGHALLGPLNDQSRIYCATGFSGGGFKMAPGYGEIAASEALGKRSFDGLDFVRPQRYKSI
- a CDS encoding GntR family transcriptional regulator, translated to MAATKGLFTLEGRPTAQLIADQLREQIVQGIFRPGEQINESVLASQLSTSRGPVREALQRLSQEGILVSHRNRGVFVLELSDDDVREIYAVRLAVESTAADALLDAGQEQVKDTCQALKAIISDMAKQVAVSDWQAIARLDMQFHTSFVAGAGNTRLIRIYETLASESRMCILNLAVAYPRVDVLVQEHQNLLDLLEAGNRKELHKAIKQHMHKAVEDLTAPPTEENESTA
- a CDS encoding alpha-L-rhamnosidase C-terminal domain-containing protein, producing MTSASPRHETPYGTASISWRSTGTGYSQNIKVPEATATRSGRS
- a CDS encoding fumarylacetoacetate hydrolase family protein; the protein is MITKPGKIICVGLNYRKHIQEMGRELPEYPTLFSKYAETLIGPTDDIELPEQDNAIDWEAELAVIIGKSGRHITERDAADHIAGYSVCNDVSMRTWQFRTKEWLQGKNWENSTPLGPVLVTTDEWTPGSTITTRVDGELMQEASTGDLVHGPEFLVSYISTMITLHPGDVIITGTPGGVGHARQPQRYLGDGQVLETSIEGIGTLRNRAVAAGRTLAE
- a CDS encoding beta-ketoacyl-[acyl-carrier-protein] synthase family protein → MSAIQPRAVVTGTGTLNPLGSTVAETWSALLAGRSGITAIEDDWAAPLPVRIAGRVTADLPALLSTREVKRMDRCGQLALAAAREAWVQAGTPDVDPDRFAVVIGSGYGGLDTTLAQTRELDNGGPRRVSPHTLTRIMVNGPSAWVSIDLGARGGARTPVSACASGAEAIAQGAEMIRSGAADVVIAGGVDSCINDLIISGFSQIRALSTRNGDPEGSSRPFDRDRDGFVLAEGAGILVLESEDHARARGATILGAVAGAAVTSDASDIVAADPAMQRRVMEKALASAGLSGADIGFVHAHATSTPVGDRLEAQAVKAVLGSAVPVTSTKSLTGHLLGGAGALGAIVVLEALRTGDLPGTYNLGSLDPDVELNIITGTVRRGVPDSNVQAGIVNAFGFGGHSAALVLTGA
- a CDS encoding peptide chain release factor 3 yields the protein MSQDVLSPARVHEIHKQAARRRTFAVISHPDAGKSTLTEALALHAKVIGTAGASSGKANRKETVSDWMQMEKDRGISISSAALQFSYRDTVINLLDTPGHADFSEDTYRVLAAVDCAVMLVDAAKGLETQTMKLFEVCKQRNLPIITVINKWDRPGLDALALMDELTERTGLQPMPLTWAVGISGDFRGVWDLRNDRFAQFKRNNSGASIALTEYFTPEEAAESQGSNWSDAVDEAGLVIESNLEFDVESFHAGKATPILFSSAALNFGVKELLDALVDFAPPAAPRPDVDGSPRAVESPFSGFVFKVQAGMNKAHRDHVAFIRVCSGVFERGMVVTQTRTGKSFATKYAQQVFGREREVIDEAYPGDVVGLVNASSLRVGDSLFLEDPVEFPAIPLFAPEHFQVARSKDPSRFKQFRRGIEQLEHEGVIQVLRSDVRGDQAPVLAAVGPMQFEVVEDRMAHDFSAPMRLERLPYSIARISTADAMPALANVPGAEVLLRSDGEYLALFNDVWALRRIEKNHPGLTLVPIGTHNPAK